In a genomic window of Telopea speciosissima isolate NSW1024214 ecotype Mountain lineage chromosome 5, Tspe_v1, whole genome shotgun sequence:
- the LOC122663331 gene encoding putative disease resistance protein At3g14460 translates to MAEDFIRDDGRKRKLEDIGSCYFDMLVAESFFLNPTEDFYQIDGDLHEFAESVSCGECLIINEGEAIADFLYRLTDSLRHFSLHCENYLPETANLLAGCKGLRTFLLHLRDKGRNPNVKIPDNKLTSFECLHVLDISCPSIIEVPASIGGLKHLRYLNLSKSRIEKLPKTICDLHSLHILMLHGCKNLKNLPCLGDLRSLKKLLLDKNHLLDSFPPGIGRLTMLETFSCPFVVGKEEGENIGVLKNLNNLRGSLCISNLENILNSEEAKEAALNNKQFLRQLKLKWREEPTGQCRFEHEQVLQALQPNNNLETLKILGYGGVSFPHEMAKDCFGKLKKVSLRNCKSCPYLPALWRLPMLETLCIRGMNQMVKLNNDSFLGSGSGNRLSSLEILKVEEMPYLKSCDLRPFPKLNQLTFKDCPMLEEIIELPMLMNCSLNIKDCPLLIGWMDQQQGWQKEVQDDGSLIYQKEEQEDEYLV, encoded by the coding sequence ATGGCCGAAGATTTCATTCGGGatgatggaagaaaaagaaaattagaagaTATAGGGAGTTGTTATTTTGATATGCTGGTAGCAGAATCCTTCTTTTTAAATCCTACAGAAGATTTTTATCAAATAGATGGTGACCTCCATGAGTTTGCTGAATCTGTTTCTTGTGGAGAATGTCTGATAATAAATGAAGGTGAGGCCATAGCAGATTTCCTGTACCGGTTAACGGATTCTCTCCGCCATTTTTCATTACATTGTGAAAATTATTTGCCGGAAACAGCTAATCTTCTTGCTGGATGTAAAGGATTGCGAACATTCCTTCTGCACCTTAGAGATAAAGGAAGGAATCCTAATGTTAAAATTCCTGATAATAAACTTACTAGTTTCGAATGCTTACACGTGTTGGATATAAGTTGTCCTTCTATCATTGAAGTTCCAGCTTCTATTGGTGGTTTGAAGCACCTCCGATACCTTAACCTCTCCAAGTCCAGAATTGAAAAGTTGCCCAAGACAATCTGTGATCTTCACAGTTTGCATATATTGATGCTCCATGGTTGTAAAAACCTCAAGAACTTACCCTGTTTGGGGGATCTTCGTAgcttgaaaaagcttttgttagACAAAAATCACCTTTTAGACTCCTTTCCACCAGGAATTGGGCGATTAACCATGCTTGAGACATTTTCTTGCCCATTTGTTGTGGgcaaagaagagggagaaaataTTGGAGTGTTGAAGAACTTGAATAACCTTCGAGGATCACTATGCATCTCTAACCTCGAAAACATCTTGAATTCGGAAGAGGCTAAAGAAGCTGCACTCAATAATAAACAGTTTCTTCGGCAATTGAAGTTGAAGTGGAGAGAAGAACCCACGGGACAGTGTAGGTTTGAACATGAACAAGTTCTTCAAGCCCTCCAACCAAATAATAATCTGGAAACCTTGAAAATATTAGGTTATGGTGGTGTTAGCTTCCCACATGAGATGGCCAAAGACTGTTTTGGAAAACTTAAGAAAGTTTCCTTGAGAAATTGCAAAAGTTGCCCATATCTTCCTGCCCTGTGGCGTCTCCCAATGCTTGAGACCCTTTGTATAAGGGGAATGAATCAAATGGTGAAGTTGAACAATGACTCTTTTCTTGGAAGTGGAAGTGGAAATAGGCTTTCATCACTTGAGATACTTAAAGTTGAAGAAATGCCTTATTTGAAAAGTTGTGACTTGCGCCCTTTTCCCAAGCTTAATCAACTTACATTCAAGGACTGTCCCATGCTAGAGGAAATTATAGAGCTTCCAATGCTCATGAACTGCTCTCTAAATATTAAAGACTGTCCACTACTAATTGGATGGATGGATCAACAGCAAGGTTGGCAGAAAGAAGTGCAAGATGATGGAAGCTTGATCTACCAAAAGGAAGAGCAAGAAGATGAATACTTGGTCTAG